The following are from one region of the Nicotiana tomentosiformis chromosome 7, ASM39032v3, whole genome shotgun sequence genome:
- the LOC104093925 gene encoding uncharacterized protein isoform X2, with translation MVGMMSPISRERIASLLSAAKFASDVPSKLHSLRRLNNELAGADSQLLSEFLPSLLDLVSDRFSPVRKLTAEMVGYIGFKHGEFIPDIVPVLISALKDDMPAVARQAITCGIDIFRCTLVKVAIQGLFSSELDDSLESAWAWVLKFREEIYAMAFQPASDGRRLLALKFVESVVLLYTPNPSVSSEPPPALDIEGKFEQFNVSWLRGGHPILNVGDLSVEASQSLGLLLDQLRFPAVKSITNLMIIVLINCLSAIATKRPAFYGRILPVLLSLNPSSSDGNAKHVSGVYHALKNAFVSCLNCTHPGAAPWRDRLEGALREKRAGVQAEPVVSHDSQNNGHIELKDVSSIPEESKPSVKASDSGQSIAGTKRSGVEDNAELVDDNLSKKRMRSAPIVLKEPKQELSANQERVSTGGSTTTRPDGDNVHLQPLVAMFGTLVAQGEKAAASLDILISSISADLLADVVMANMRNLPSNQPKVDDDEEPPLKPEIESDFKQLSSLLSDVVSQSSMLAEKDEKDAQNLVFIEPELQQIKEGDEHLDSVTTNVTSDALNYASEQAPEYVTEPLSSKSTPLLMENDVSPMQSDVADIENNEDFIPGLDSVVRKDVSSELVVVSSVDPTELEDGSQEQGSSLVRSSLEVVPSISTDRSEELSPKAAVTDVTSVNSSTAASVGLSPQLLLPKISAPVIHLPDEQKDNIQKSAFTRVIDAYKQVTVAGGSQTRFSLLAYLGVEFSSELNPWKFLQTHILSDYMNHEGHELTLRVLYRLYGRAEEDQDFISSTAAASVYETFLLTVAETLRDSFPASDKSLSRLLGEAPHLPNSVLKLLERLCCPGSSEKDEKELHSGDRVTQGLSTVWNLILMRPPMREACLRIALQSAVHHLEEVRMKAIRLVANKLYPLTSISQQIEHFANEMLMSVSTVDHKADSNGDGSNPALQKDSASEKPTEEGPSFSITTKDVSSDTLQSSTAGSISPFSIAEGQRCMSLYFALCTKKHSLFGQIFVVYSRASEAVQQAIHQQIHMLVRTIGSSSELLEIISDPPSGSEKLLMQVLQTLTEGTVPSLQLITTIRKLYETKVKDVELLIMILPFLSKDEVLLLFPHVVNVPLDKFQGALSRILQGSAHSGPVLTPAEALIAIHRIDPEREGIPLKKVTDACNACFEQRQTFTHQVLAKVLNQLVEQIPLPLLFMRTVIQAIGAFPSLVDFIMEILSRLVSKQIWKYPKLWVGFVKCALLTKPQSFGVLLQLPPAQLENALSRTPGLRAPLVAHANQPHIKSSLPRSVLTVLGIESDAQGSSQAPPNQSQTGDMGNSDKEALTEKSRESSIAS, from the exons ATGGTGGGAATGATGTCTCCGATTTCACGAGAAAGGATAGCGAGTTTACTCAGCGCTGCCAAGTTTGCTTCCGATGTTCCGTCGAAGCTTCACAGCTTGCGCCGGTTAAATAATGAACTCGCCGGCGCCGACTCTCAGTTGCTCTCTGAATTCCTCCCTTCTCTCCTTGACCTCGTATCTGATCGGTTTAGCCCTGTTCGTAAATTAACCGCTGA GATGGTTGGTTATATTGGATTCAAACATGGAGAATTCATACCTGATATTGTACCCGTGTTGATCTCTGCCTTGAAGGATGATATGCCAGCTGTTGCTCGACAAGCAATCACTTGTGGAATTGATATATTTCGGTGTACTCTAGTCAAAGTTGCAATCCAG GGCTTGTTTTCAAGTGAATTGGATGATTCTCTTGAATCAGCATGGGCCTGGGTGCTGAAGTTTAGGGAGGAGATATATGCAATGGCATTTCAG CCTGCAAGTGATGGAAGAAGATTGCTTGCGCTGAAGTTTGTGGAATCTGTTGTGCTACTTTACACTCCGAATCCCAGTGTCAGTTCGGAGCCACCGCCTGCTTTGGACATTGAAG GGAAGTTTGAACAATTCAATGTTTCGTGGCTTCGTGGAGGTCATCCAATACTAAATGTTGGGGATTTGTCTGTTGAAGCAAGTCAAAGTTTGGGTCTATTGCTTGATCAGCTTAGATTTCCTGCAGTGAAGTCAATTACTAACTTGATGATCATTGTGCTCATTAACTG TCTTTCAGCAATTGCGACTAAAAGGCCGGCTTTTTATGGTCGTATTCTGCCAGTTCTACTTAGCCTGAATCCTTCAAGCTCCGACGGCAATGCGAAGCATGTTTCTGGGGTATACCATGCTTTGAAGAATGCCTTtgtttcttgcttgaattgtacACACCCAGGAGCTGCACCG TGGCGGGACAGACTAGAAGGTGCACTCAGAGAAAAGAGAGCAGGAGTTCAGGCAGAACCAGTTGTAAGCCACGATTCCCAGAATAATGGACACATAGAGTTGAAGGATGTTTCATCAATCCCAGAG GAGTCAAAGCCTTCAGTTAAAGCATCGGATAGTGGACAAAGCATTGCTGGAACGAAAAGATCAGGGGTGGAGGACAATGCTGAACTGGTAGATGATAATCTCTCTAAGAAGCGCATGCGGTCGGCACCTATTGTCTTAAAGGAACCAAAGCAAGAGCTAAGTGCGAACCAGGAGAGAGTTTCAACTGGAGGTTCTACAACAACCAGACCAGATGGAGATAATGTTCATTTGCAACCACTTGTTGCAATGTTTGGTACATTAGTTGCCCAGGGTGAAAAGGCTGCAGCATCATTAGATATTTTAATCTCTAGCATATCAGCTGACTTACTAGCTGATGTTGTGATGGCTAATATGAGAAATCTACCTTCGAATCAGCCAAaagttgatgatgatgaagagcCACCTCTGAAGCCAGAAATTGAATCTGATTTTAAACAATTATCATCACTGTTGTCAGACGTCGTTTCTCAGTCCAGTATGTTAGCAGAAAAAGACGAGAAAGATGCTCAAAATTTGGTCTTCATCGAGCCGGAG TTGCAGCAAATTAAAGAAGGAGACGAGCACCTTGATTCTGTCACTACTAATGTTACATCTGATGCCCTGAATTATGCAAGCGAACAAGCACCGGAATATGTAACTGAGCCTCTTTCTTCAAAAAGTACCCCTCTGCTAATGGAGAATGATGTCTCACCAATGCAATCTGATGTTGCTGACATTGAAAACAATGAGGATTTCATACCTGGTCTAGATTCTGTAGTTCGCAAAGATGTTTCATCAGAGCTCGTAGTTGTTTCATCAGTTGATCCCACTGAACTTGAGGATGGGAGCCAAGAGCAAGGGTCTAGTTTAGTGAGGTCATCTTTGGAGGTAGTTCCATCGATTTCAACTGATAGGTCTGAGGAGCTTAGTCCAAAAGCAGCAGTAACAGATGTAACCAGCGTAAACTCATCAACGGCAGCTTCTGTTGGGCTTTCTCCGCAGTTGCTTCTACCCAAAATATCTGCTCCAGTCATCCACCTACCTGACGAGCAGAAGGATAATATACAAAAGTCAGCTTTCACTCGTGTCATTGATGCTTATAAGCAAGTTACAGTTGCTGGAGGTTCTCAAACCCGCTTTTCTCTTCTTGCCTATTTAGGTGTTGAG TTTTCTTCGGAGCTAAACCCTTGGAAATTTCTACAAACACATATATTGTCAGATTATATGAATCATGAG GGGCACGAGTTGACATTGCGTGTCCTCTACAGGTTGTATGGGCGTGCAGAAGAAGACCAGGATTTcatttcttcaacagctgctgcatcTGTATATGAAACATTTCTACTTACAGTG GCAGAAACACTTAGAGATTCTTTTCCAGCTTCTGACAAATCTCTAAGTAGATTGCTTGGTGAAGCTCCTCACTTACCAAATTCTGTTCTCAAGTTGTTAGAGAGGTTATGTTGTCCTGGTAGTTCTGAAAAGGATGAGAAGGAGTTACATAGTGGAGATCGAGTCACTCAAGGCCTCAGTACTGTGTGGAACCTGATTCTGATGAGACCTCCAATGAGAGAGGCCTGTCTCAGAATTGCTTTACAG AGTGCTGTTCATCACTTGGAGGAGGTGCGCATGAAGGCAATACGGCTG GTCGCCAATAAGCTTTATCCTCTGACATCCATCTCTCAACAAATAGAGCACTTTGCCAATGAAATGTTGATGTCAGTTTCAACCGTTGATCATAAAGCAGATTCAAATGGTGATGGATCTAATCCTGCCTTGCAGAAG GATTCTGCTTCAGAAAAACCCACGGAAGAAGGACCATCATTTTCCATCACCACCAAAGATGTGTCCTCTGACACTCTTCAGTCATCCACTGCTGGAAGCATATCACCGTTTTCGATAGCTGAAGGCCAGCGGTGCATGTCGCTCTATTTTGCACTGTGTACTAAG AAGCACTCACTTTTTGGCCAAATATTTGTTGTATATAGCCGTGCATCCGAGGCTGTACAGCAG GCAATACATCAACAAATCCATATGCTAGTTCGGACAATTGGTTCTTCATCTGAGCTACTTGAGATCATATCAGATCCACCAAGTGGAAGTGAAAAGCTATTGATGCAG GTTTTGCAAACGTTGACCGAGGGGACAGTTCCTTCCTTACAGTTGATAACTACTATCAGGAAGCTATATGAGACTAAAGTAAAG GATGTTGAACTTCTTATTATGATACTTCCTTTCTTGTCAAAAGACGAG GTTTTGCTGCTTTTCCCACATGTTGTGAATGTTCCATTGGATAAATTCCAAGGTGCTCTGTCTCGTATTCTACAG GGATCAGCTCACTCAGGTCCAGTGCTAACTCCTGCTGAAGCATTAATTGCTATCCATAGGATTGATCCTGAAAGAGAAGGCATTCCATTGAAGAAG GTCACAGATGCATGCAATGCTTGTTTTGAGCAGAGACAGACATTCACGCATCAGGTTCTTGCAAAGGTCTTGAACCAATTG GTCGAACAAATTCCTCTTCCGTTGCTGTTCATGCGGACTGTAATACAAGCTATTGGTGCTTTTCCATCTCTG GTGGATTTCATAATGGAGATCCTCTCTCGTCTTGTTAGTAAACAG ATATGGAAATACCCGAAGCTGTGGGTAGGATTTGTGAAATGTGCCCTTTTGACCAAGCCACAATCTTTCGGAGTGCTGCTTCAG CTACCTCCAGCTCAGCTTGAAAATGCATTGAGTAGAACGCCTGGTCTCAGAGCTCCTTTAGTTGCACATGCAAACCAACCACACATAAAATCTTCACTTCCAAG GTCTGTCTTAACGGTTCTTGGAATTGAATCGGATGCTCAAGGTTCAAGTCAGGCACCTCCCAACCAGTCTCAGACAGGTGATATGGGCAATTCTGATAAGGAGGCACTCACTGAGAAATCCAGGGAATCGTCAATTGCCAGTTAA
- the LOC104093925 gene encoding uncharacterized protein isoform X3, which yields MRRQIEKMHYLFRMVGYIGFKHGEFIPDIVPVLISALKDDMPAVARQAITCGIDIFRCTLVKVAIQGLFSSELDDSLESAWAWVLKFREEIYAMAFQPASDGRRLLALKFVESVVLLYTPNPSVSSEPPPALDIEGKFEQFNVSWLRGGHPILNVGDLSVEASQSLGLLLDQLRFPAVKSITNLMIIVLINCLSAIATKRPAFYGRILPVLLSLNPSSSDGNAKHVSGVYHALKNAFVSCLNCTHPGAAPWRDRLEGALREKRAGVQAEPVVSHDSQNNGHIELKDVSSIPEESKPSVKASDSGQSIAGTKRSGVEDNAELVDDNLSKKRMRSAPIVLKEPKQELSANQERVSTGGSTTTRPDGDNVHLQPLVAMFGTLVAQGEKAAASLDILISSISADLLADVVMANMRNLPSNQPKVDDDEEPPLKPEIESDFKQLSSLLSDVVSQSSMLAEKDEKDAQNLVFIEPELQQIKEGDEHLDSVTTNVTSDALNYASEQAPEYVTEPLSSKSTPLLMENDVSPMQSDVADIENNEDFIPGLDSVVRKDVSSELVVVSSVDPTELEDGSQEQGSSLVRSSLEVVPSISTDRSEELSPKAAVTDVTSVNSSTAASVGLSPQLLLPKISAPVIHLPDEQKDNIQKSAFTRVIDAYKQVTVAGGSQTRFSLLAYLGVEFSSELNPWKFLQTHILSDYMNHEGHELTLRVLYRLYGRAEEDQDFISSTAAASVYETFLLTVAETLRDSFPASDKSLSRLLGEAPHLPNSVLKLLERLCCPGSSEKDEKELHSGDRVTQGLSTVWNLILMRPPMREACLRIALQSAVHHLEEVRMKAIRLVANKLYPLTSISQQIEHFANEMLMSVSTVDHKADSNGDGSNPALQKDSASEKPTEEGPSFSITTKDVSSDTLQSSTAGSISPFSIAEGQRCMSLYFALCTKKHSLFGQIFVVYSRASEAVQQAIHQQIHMLVRTIGSSSELLEIISDPPSGSEKLLMQVLQTLTEGTVPSLQLITTIRKLYETKVKDVELLIMILPFLSKDEVLLLFPHVVNVPLDKFQGALSRILQGSAHSGPVLTPAEALIAIHRIDPEREGIPLKKVTDACNACFEQRQTFTHQVLAKVLNQLVEQIPLPLLFMRTVIQAIGAFPSLVDFIMEILSRLVSKQIWKYPKLWVGFVKCALLTKPQSFGVLLQLPPAQLENALSRTPGLRAPLVAHANQPHIKSSLPRSVLTVLGIESDAQGSSQAPPNQSQTGDMGNSDKEALTEKSRESSIAS from the exons ATGAGGAGGCAAATTGAAAAGATGCATTATTTGTTCAGGATGGTTGGTTATATTGGATTCAAACATGGAGAATTCATACCTGATATTGTACCCGTGTTGATCTCTGCCTTGAAGGATGATATGCCAGCTGTTGCTCGACAAGCAATCACTTGTGGAATTGATATATTTCGGTGTACTCTAGTCAAAGTTGCAATCCAG GGCTTGTTTTCAAGTGAATTGGATGATTCTCTTGAATCAGCATGGGCCTGGGTGCTGAAGTTTAGGGAGGAGATATATGCAATGGCATTTCAG CCTGCAAGTGATGGAAGAAGATTGCTTGCGCTGAAGTTTGTGGAATCTGTTGTGCTACTTTACACTCCGAATCCCAGTGTCAGTTCGGAGCCACCGCCTGCTTTGGACATTGAAG GGAAGTTTGAACAATTCAATGTTTCGTGGCTTCGTGGAGGTCATCCAATACTAAATGTTGGGGATTTGTCTGTTGAAGCAAGTCAAAGTTTGGGTCTATTGCTTGATCAGCTTAGATTTCCTGCAGTGAAGTCAATTACTAACTTGATGATCATTGTGCTCATTAACTG TCTTTCAGCAATTGCGACTAAAAGGCCGGCTTTTTATGGTCGTATTCTGCCAGTTCTACTTAGCCTGAATCCTTCAAGCTCCGACGGCAATGCGAAGCATGTTTCTGGGGTATACCATGCTTTGAAGAATGCCTTtgtttcttgcttgaattgtacACACCCAGGAGCTGCACCG TGGCGGGACAGACTAGAAGGTGCACTCAGAGAAAAGAGAGCAGGAGTTCAGGCAGAACCAGTTGTAAGCCACGATTCCCAGAATAATGGACACATAGAGTTGAAGGATGTTTCATCAATCCCAGAG GAGTCAAAGCCTTCAGTTAAAGCATCGGATAGTGGACAAAGCATTGCTGGAACGAAAAGATCAGGGGTGGAGGACAATGCTGAACTGGTAGATGATAATCTCTCTAAGAAGCGCATGCGGTCGGCACCTATTGTCTTAAAGGAACCAAAGCAAGAGCTAAGTGCGAACCAGGAGAGAGTTTCAACTGGAGGTTCTACAACAACCAGACCAGATGGAGATAATGTTCATTTGCAACCACTTGTTGCAATGTTTGGTACATTAGTTGCCCAGGGTGAAAAGGCTGCAGCATCATTAGATATTTTAATCTCTAGCATATCAGCTGACTTACTAGCTGATGTTGTGATGGCTAATATGAGAAATCTACCTTCGAATCAGCCAAaagttgatgatgatgaagagcCACCTCTGAAGCCAGAAATTGAATCTGATTTTAAACAATTATCATCACTGTTGTCAGACGTCGTTTCTCAGTCCAGTATGTTAGCAGAAAAAGACGAGAAAGATGCTCAAAATTTGGTCTTCATCGAGCCGGAG TTGCAGCAAATTAAAGAAGGAGACGAGCACCTTGATTCTGTCACTACTAATGTTACATCTGATGCCCTGAATTATGCAAGCGAACAAGCACCGGAATATGTAACTGAGCCTCTTTCTTCAAAAAGTACCCCTCTGCTAATGGAGAATGATGTCTCACCAATGCAATCTGATGTTGCTGACATTGAAAACAATGAGGATTTCATACCTGGTCTAGATTCTGTAGTTCGCAAAGATGTTTCATCAGAGCTCGTAGTTGTTTCATCAGTTGATCCCACTGAACTTGAGGATGGGAGCCAAGAGCAAGGGTCTAGTTTAGTGAGGTCATCTTTGGAGGTAGTTCCATCGATTTCAACTGATAGGTCTGAGGAGCTTAGTCCAAAAGCAGCAGTAACAGATGTAACCAGCGTAAACTCATCAACGGCAGCTTCTGTTGGGCTTTCTCCGCAGTTGCTTCTACCCAAAATATCTGCTCCAGTCATCCACCTACCTGACGAGCAGAAGGATAATATACAAAAGTCAGCTTTCACTCGTGTCATTGATGCTTATAAGCAAGTTACAGTTGCTGGAGGTTCTCAAACCCGCTTTTCTCTTCTTGCCTATTTAGGTGTTGAG TTTTCTTCGGAGCTAAACCCTTGGAAATTTCTACAAACACATATATTGTCAGATTATATGAATCATGAG GGGCACGAGTTGACATTGCGTGTCCTCTACAGGTTGTATGGGCGTGCAGAAGAAGACCAGGATTTcatttcttcaacagctgctgcatcTGTATATGAAACATTTCTACTTACAGTG GCAGAAACACTTAGAGATTCTTTTCCAGCTTCTGACAAATCTCTAAGTAGATTGCTTGGTGAAGCTCCTCACTTACCAAATTCTGTTCTCAAGTTGTTAGAGAGGTTATGTTGTCCTGGTAGTTCTGAAAAGGATGAGAAGGAGTTACATAGTGGAGATCGAGTCACTCAAGGCCTCAGTACTGTGTGGAACCTGATTCTGATGAGACCTCCAATGAGAGAGGCCTGTCTCAGAATTGCTTTACAG AGTGCTGTTCATCACTTGGAGGAGGTGCGCATGAAGGCAATACGGCTG GTCGCCAATAAGCTTTATCCTCTGACATCCATCTCTCAACAAATAGAGCACTTTGCCAATGAAATGTTGATGTCAGTTTCAACCGTTGATCATAAAGCAGATTCAAATGGTGATGGATCTAATCCTGCCTTGCAGAAG GATTCTGCTTCAGAAAAACCCACGGAAGAAGGACCATCATTTTCCATCACCACCAAAGATGTGTCCTCTGACACTCTTCAGTCATCCACTGCTGGAAGCATATCACCGTTTTCGATAGCTGAAGGCCAGCGGTGCATGTCGCTCTATTTTGCACTGTGTACTAAG AAGCACTCACTTTTTGGCCAAATATTTGTTGTATATAGCCGTGCATCCGAGGCTGTACAGCAG GCAATACATCAACAAATCCATATGCTAGTTCGGACAATTGGTTCTTCATCTGAGCTACTTGAGATCATATCAGATCCACCAAGTGGAAGTGAAAAGCTATTGATGCAG GTTTTGCAAACGTTGACCGAGGGGACAGTTCCTTCCTTACAGTTGATAACTACTATCAGGAAGCTATATGAGACTAAAGTAAAG GATGTTGAACTTCTTATTATGATACTTCCTTTCTTGTCAAAAGACGAG GTTTTGCTGCTTTTCCCACATGTTGTGAATGTTCCATTGGATAAATTCCAAGGTGCTCTGTCTCGTATTCTACAG GGATCAGCTCACTCAGGTCCAGTGCTAACTCCTGCTGAAGCATTAATTGCTATCCATAGGATTGATCCTGAAAGAGAAGGCATTCCATTGAAGAAG GTCACAGATGCATGCAATGCTTGTTTTGAGCAGAGACAGACATTCACGCATCAGGTTCTTGCAAAGGTCTTGAACCAATTG GTCGAACAAATTCCTCTTCCGTTGCTGTTCATGCGGACTGTAATACAAGCTATTGGTGCTTTTCCATCTCTG GTGGATTTCATAATGGAGATCCTCTCTCGTCTTGTTAGTAAACAG ATATGGAAATACCCGAAGCTGTGGGTAGGATTTGTGAAATGTGCCCTTTTGACCAAGCCACAATCTTTCGGAGTGCTGCTTCAG CTACCTCCAGCTCAGCTTGAAAATGCATTGAGTAGAACGCCTGGTCTCAGAGCTCCTTTAGTTGCACATGCAAACCAACCACACATAAAATCTTCACTTCCAAG GTCTGTCTTAACGGTTCTTGGAATTGAATCGGATGCTCAAGGTTCAAGTCAGGCACCTCCCAACCAGTCTCAGACAGGTGATATGGGCAATTCTGATAAGGAGGCACTCACTGAGAAATCCAGGGAATCGTCAATTGCCAGTTAA